The Trichomycterus rosablanca isolate fTriRos1 chromosome 19, fTriRos1.hap1, whole genome shotgun sequence region TCATACGTGACCAAATTCAACATCAGTTACCTGTTTTTGCAGTTGCAAGTTACAAACAAGGTTCGTGTTaaagcttaaacattaaaactttAAGGTCCCTACTTTGACTCACAGTGTACTTTAGTATCATTGTAATGTTGTACCATAGTTTTACCATGCATTACCATGCAGAATACAAACATTACGGATCAGTTCTGTAACTATAAGAACAGCAATGTTTTAATGTGTAGAACTTGCAAACAGCAAAACAAAGTcagtatatttattaaaaacagattaaataatattaatagaaataataataatcctttaGTTAACTTTGGATGTTTGACCTCAGATACATGTCAGTTTAAACTCTAAATGTTAACTTATATATGAAAAATACATACACAAGCTGCACCATTCTAGTGACGAGCAAAGGTACTAAGCATGCCTTCTTACACAGTTGGTCCTAATCTATCCAAAGTACTAAACTATAGCTTTTTGGGTTGGTACCCTTAAGAGTACTTGCATCTTGTGTATCCTAGTTATGCATATTCCTCTTAGAAATAAAAggtaaattaaaatacatagtCAGACATTGTAGGCCACTCATGTGGTGCATCAGTAAACTACCTCAGagatctggggtttgaatccTAGCCGTCTCTACACAGaattgattggctatgtctgaggccAAGCTATTAGGAATGCACTTATAAGTCCAGATAAAATACGGAGGGTAGccccaggaagggcatccggcgagAAACCatgccaagtctggtatacGGGCCAGAATGAGCCACCGTGGTGACGGGTGCAGCCGGAGAAGAGTGTGAACAAACTTGTTAGAGAGATGAGTGTGatggcagtcttgggatttgaGTGTTTTTACCCAAGTTTATAGTCGACTTTTaaggaaaatggaaaaaaaatatatatatattttgtttttggaatgtaCTTAAACCAATTCAACCAATCAAGCCTGATTGGAAAGTcaattaaaataagtaaaatactaGACAGTACAGTTCAGTTGTGTTCAGTAATGTAAAACAATCGTAGCCACAGCACACACCGGTCTGTTTTCACAAATCATTCACCAAGGCCTTAACAAGATGTTGTCGGTGCGTTGGAAAGAAAAGAAGAGTGATAATCCCTTCAGGGTCGAGGTCTTCCAGCACCCCGCTTGGACAGAGAGCTTTAAATAGACCTCCTCTATGCCACACTCGTGCACACATCCGCGTTACTCACTGCACTGCGAACCGTCAGTCGCACCTCACAGAGGGCATTGTGTTCAAGTTTTGATATTCAAAATCGCAGTAGATGGCATCTGGCATAAAGGACAGATGGCCAAATGGAAACGGAATGATCGCAAAGACCCAAATTTAAATCGGAATGTTCCTCTTTCTCTCGCCGTGTTGGTACGTTGGATATTTGTGCTCTCTCATTCATGTTTCCTACAGCACGGATGCATGTCTGAAAAGTGCTTCTAGAGTTTCATCTAAAGTTATACACACTCAGGCGGTCGTCGTATAAATAGGCATCGCGCTGGGGGACCGCTGTCCAGGCTCTCTGTAGTGCCTGCTCTAAATCAGGAAGACGAAGGgctttatatactgtattccaAACTGTTCTCTGAAACATAAAGTTAGGCGACAATTTTTGGTTTGGTTCCATTTATAAAAGGACAGGtagtttggttggttggttgattcttaacaccatgtcagctgctatggctgTTATCAAGGCTGAATAAAAGGGTCCATCTTCAAAAACTCATGGAGAGACTTCATAGGGATTAGGGTGTTGTTTGCAAGTCCTACTGCTTGTAAGAATTTAAGCAGGTGAAGATTTTGAACTGGTAGTAACCGGTTACCcatgattaatcagttcaagtttaatgtcaccgGCACAtccaatttagtatctccagttaacctgactgcatgtctttggactgtgggaggaaaacggagcagggtggcacggtggctcggcaCTGTCaccgcacagcaagaaggtcctgggttcgatccccaggtggagtggtctgggtcttttctgtgtggagtttgcatgttctcctcgtgaggtgaattgtccatgagtgtgtttgaaattaacacttgtgaactgatcaatcttgtttaatgagtaactatcgtttctgtcatgaatgtaaccaaagtgtaaaacatgacgttaaaaatcctaataaatgaataaataagaaaccggagcacccgaaagaaacccacatggacatgtgCAAATTTCACACAAATTGGACCCAGGCTGCTctacttgggaatcgaacccagccCAAGTTAGGTGACTGCCAGATATTTTATTTCCACTGTGGGTTAAAATGCAAAGTGGGACTTTTAAATGGGCCGACACATCAGTAAAGTGCTTTAAagttgtctgtgtggatttaagATCTCACAGCGCATGTAGTCCACCTTAAAAATGACCGTTTCTTGTTACAGTATTATGACAAATCAGTGAAGCGGTGTTCCCAAAGGTACATCTGTACGTTTAGTATGTACAGTTAGTTATTGATTGTTTTTCTGTAACTGAAGAATAAAACACATagtataaaaatgtttattgtacatattttaaaagtatgCTGGGTCTGAAAGTGAACAATCAGTTACGTAACATTAACTGTATGGTGTAAAATGTTCCATTATGTCAGTTGACATGCTGTCCATAGTCAAGTCGGCTGGACATTTCCTTTGTCTGCGTGATTAGTAACATCTCTGTGGTGCTTGACGTCTCTGCTCAAATTTACGGCAATCAAGAGCAACGTTGTCCATTCATCCTACAGAAATTTTGCTCGGATCGGTAGTattttgattttaaaattgAGTTTCTAGACACAACTTGTGTTGAGCTCTGGATAAAACCTTACATCTATATTAAAAAGCAACTGTTGTGGTTCTGCCCCACAGAAATGACCTGTGTTCAAAGCAAATATGGAGTCCAGCCTTATGAGAGCATGCTGTTTAGCTCAGACTTTCTGAACCCTGACTTCACCTCCAGGTTGGCCGTGGACATGAGCGAGACACGAGAGCAGATCTCCACCTCCTCCCTGCCGAGCATCACCTCGCTGGTGGGAGGTTACGCCGGCGAATTCGACACCCATTCGTGTCAGCTTGCTTCTGTAACCGCGAGCACGCCGCCCTTCACCGGCGCCGCGTCGGGCCACGACGGCTTGAGGATGGACGATGTTCCGGTTTACAGCTGTTACCCAGGCACGTTCACCCTGACCTACATGGACGATGCGATGTCCGGTTCGAACTGTTACGGGAGCCCGGTCTCGGCTCCTTCACCCTCCACACCGGGTTACCAGTCTGTCCATTCCTGGGACGAAACGTTTGGTTCCTGCTCTCCAGACGCTGGCTGCTGGGGCTCAGAGAAAACGCCTTTACCTCAGTCCTCTTCCTACTTTACTTTTGGGCCTCTTCCGGGCGGGGACATGTCTCCTCTGGGACAGATGCAGGCTCAGATGTACGATCAGGATCCATTCTCTCACAGCCATCAAAGCAGTTACAGCACTCTCAGTAGGGACAGTTCGGTCCTGATGGATAATCAGCTGTCTCCCAAAGCCAAGAGTCCCACAGGAAGTGAAGGGTGCTGTGCGGTGTGCGGGGACAATGCCTCCTGCCAGCACTACGGAGTGCGTACGTGTGAGGGCTGCAAAGGCTTCTTTAAGGTGAGTTAAAGTGTTTTTGGATGATTTACACTAATAAGTAGGGGTGTCTAAGTGATGAGGATGGTAGGTCTATCTCCAAAGATGCTGTAGCTTCAGAAGACGGGAATCCAAAAGAGCAAAACTGGTCCAGATCTTAAGGAAGGAGAGATTCCTCTCTTGAGCCGATCATTGACGTCTTTGGTGCAGTTaaaaaagtgattttttttccatGATGCATTCAAAGTAACTGACAAGCTGATGGTCTGAGCTCTCCAGCAATGTCAATCAAGTCTCTTGTAAAGGAAATGTGATGTAAACAAACGTGTGTTGATACACTGATCTAAATTTACAtttccggcatttagcagatgcttttatccttttaaagcgacttacaattataactgaatacagtttaagcattAAGGgataagagccttgctcaggagccatCAGTGCCAACTTGGTGGTGgagaggcttgaaccggcaatcgtgactgaatacaattacaGCAATTGCGGGCCCTAACAAAGGTaccttggcaatggtggggtttgaatcagcaaccttctgattactagtccagtaccataaccactcaTCTACCACTGCAGATCTTTTTCAAGGGGGCAGTTTCAGAAGTAGAGGGGTTGTGTTATCAGCATTTTAATGAGTGgctgtttgtgtattttagcGCACAGTGCAGAAAAACGCCAAGTACGTGTGCCTAGCCAATAAAGACTGTCCGGTGGACAAGCGGCGACGGAACAGGTGCCAGTTCTGCCGCTATCAGAAGTGCTTAGCAGTTGGGATGGTCAAAGAAGGTGAGAAAAGCCCAACAAATGACCTTCCACAGACATAACATCTAGATCAATATAATTATTTCACATAAACATGGTGTTTTAATGCTGATGTATTAGCAGTTGTCATTATTTTATCGCTAAACTATaattcctgtgtcgttcttgcGTCTGTCCAGTGGTGAGAACGGACAGTCTGAAGGGCAGAAGAGGTCGCCTGCCTTCTAAACCCAAACCAGTTCAGGATCTGGCGTCCGCCGTCTCTCCAGCGAACATCATCGCCTCGCTCGTGAACTCTCACAAAGACTCGGACCCAGTCAACACGAAGCTCGACTATTCACAGGTTAGCCTAGCATTGTGATCTGTTCAAgacaacgtgtgtgtgtgtgttcgtttgGTCTTTTGCTTATCGTTTTCTTTCCATTTAGTACCAGGAGACTGTGGCGCTCGTGTCCAAGAAGGAGGACGCTAATAGTGTCCAGCAGTTTTACGACCTGCTGACAGGTTCCATGACCGTGATAAGAAAATGGGCAGAGAGCATCCCAGCGTTCGCCGCCTTCTGTAAGGAGGACCAGGACTTGCTCCTCGAGTCGGCCTTTGTCGAGCTCTTCATACTGCGGCTGGCTTACAGGTAGCTAACTGTAATATTTACtggaagtttacatacacttgtaggaTACGTGCACGCTATATGGCCACAggaatttggacacctgaccatggtattaaaatagagcaacctctatgtgatcttctcagctataacagcagccggTCTTCTGACAGCGTTTCTCACTTTGAAGTGACCGAATTTGTgaccatttagtcaaaaaaaaaGCCATTCCGGTTCATTTACAGGCAGCCTGTAAGACCATGACAAAACATTATacacaccgacaaggcataacattatgaccactaacaggtgaagtgaataacactgattatctcattatcacggcacctgttagaatatattaggcagcaggtgaacattttatcctcaaagttgacgttagaagcaggaaaaatgaggaTCTAAGGGAgtctgacgagggccaaattgtgatggctagacgactgggtcagagcatctccaaaactgcagctcttgtggggtgttcccagtttgCAGGggtcagtgtctatcaaaagtggtccaaggaaggaacagtggtaaaccagcgacaggggaGCGAAGGCTAGCACATGTGGTCCGTGCCActaaccctgtttatatggACGTAGTAGAGTGCTCGGCTTTGCTGATCAGGAATTTGGAATACGtgacacaaagttaaatgatATTATAAAACCAAATTAATAACTGACGTTGCTGTAATGCAGATCATTACAATTCCAGCACTGCAGCTAATCAATCCTAACAGAGAACTTCTCCCATCTTGTTCCAAGATCGAACCCGGAGACAAACAAGCTGATCTTCTGCAACGGCGTGGTTCTCCATCGCCTGCAGTGCGTGCGGGCGTTCGGCGAGTGGATCGACTCCATCATCGAGTTTTCTCAAAATTTACATCGCATGAACCTGGACGTGGCGTCGTTCTCCTGTCTCGCTGCACTCGTCATCATTACAGGTAGGTTTAGTGACTGTTCACTGTAGGTGTACATTGATGagcaaaacattaggaccacctttcaaaaatgtgcatggcgATGCGTATTTTATAACAAATGTACATATGATTGTCAGGGATTTAATAAATGTCGGGTCGATGGGAGATCTAGTTCGGGTGTTGAAAGCTGCAGATTCGAGTGTCGAAAGCTGTGACAAATGTACAAACGGTGGGGTTAAAGTATTTCCAAAACAGCGAGGGGTCTCGCAGGCAGCCGTGGTGAGTACAGGTTGTTGGACGGCAAAGACTCGTTTGATGCCAAAGGACAGAACAGCTCCGGCATCTGGTACAAaccaacagaagagctgctGTGGTTCAAATTACAGATCATTTAAATACTGGTGACGAGGTCAATGTGTCAGCGCATTAAATCCTGCTGTGTTTGGGGCTACATAGTGTAAGCTCCTGTCAACCCTCAAAAGCAACTTCAATGGACATGCCAACGTTATGTAGGAACCGTTTCCTATTAAATGCCTATGAACTCTTGtgattgagtttaggtgtttcagccacattcattacactagcccaccacacGGCTTAGGTCTAGAGGTTTGGGActtgaagccctgtgatggacctgCCCCCTGATTATGGTGTTCctgccctgtgcccagtgtttcctggtggaaccagacctgccacGACTATAATATGGATAAACTGGCTAATGaaaatcaaattaaaaaaaagggtCGGCCCCAAGTTTTTGCTAACCGGTGAATTAAATCAATAAAGtcaaggctctgctatgcagccattgttgggtccttgagaaaggcccttaaccctatttGCTCAAGgggcgccatacgatggctgaccctgcgctctgaccccagtttttAAACAAGCTGGGCTATGTGaacaaagaatttcattgtactgtacaactgtaatgtatatatgacaaataaagtatatcttctatcttcttttactttttatatagtgtagatatatatatatatatatatacagtgtatcacaaaagtgagtacacccctcacatttctgcagatatttaagtatatcttttcatgggacaacactgacaaaatgaaactttgacacaatgaaaagtagtctgtgtgcagcttatataacagtgtaaatttattcttccctcaaaataactcaatatacagccattaatgtctaaaccaccggcaacaaaagtgagtacaccccttagtgaaagttcctgaagtgtcaatattttgtgtggccaccattatttcccagaactgccttaactctcctgggcatggagtttaccagagcttcacaggttgccactggaatgcttttccactcctccatgacgacatcacggagctggcggatattcgagactttgcgctcctccaccttccgcttgaggatgccccaaagatgttctattgggtttaggtctggagacatgcttggccagtccatcacctttaccctcagcctcttcaataaagcagtggtcgtcttagaggtgtgtttggggtcattatcatgctggaacactgccctgcgacccagtttccggagggaggggatcatgctctgcttcagtatttcacagtacatattggagttcatgtgtccctcaatgaaatgtaactccccaacacctgctgcactcatgcagccccagaccatggcattcccaccaccatgcttgactgtaggcatgacacacttatctttgtactcctcacctgattgccgccacacatgctcgagaccatctgaaccaaacaaattaatcttggtctcatcagaccataggacatggttccagtaatccatgtcctttgttgacatgtcttcagcaaactgtttgcgggctttcttgtgtagagacttcagaagaggcttccttctggggtgacggccatgcagaccaatttgatgtagtgtgcggcgtatggtctgagcactgacaggctgaccccccaccttttcaatctctgcagcaatgctgacagcactcctgcgcctatctttcaaagacagcagttggatgtgatgctgagcacgtgcactcagcttctttggacgaccgacgcgaggtctgttctgagtggaccctgctcttttaaaacgctggatgatcttggccactgtgctgcagctcagtttcagggtgttggcaatcttcttgtagccttggccatcttcatgtagcgcaacaattcgtcttttaagatcctcagagagttctttgccatgaggtgccatgttggaactttcagtgaccagtatgagagagtgtgagagctgtactactaaattgaacgcacctgctccctatgcacacctgagacctagtaacactaacgagtcacatgacattttggagggaaaatgacaagcagtgctcaatttggacatttaggggtgtagtctcttaggggtgtactcacttttgttgccggtggtttagacattaatggctgtatattgagttattttgagggaagaataaatttacactgttatataagctgcacacagactacttttcattgtgtcaaagtgtcattttgtcagtgttgtcccatgaaaagatatacttaaatatctgcagaaatgtgaggggtgtactcacttttgtgatacactgtatgtatgcaactcagcagttaaggtagtggactaataatcaaatgGTTTCCAGTTCAAGTCAGTGTTCTTGGTCAGTGAGATGGATTACTATATAACAATCAGAACGTGAGGTAACATGAGGTTTGTTCTCTATAGATCGTCATGGCCTGAAGGAACCTAAGCGAGTGGAGGATTTCCAGAACCACCTGATCACGAACCTGAAAGACCACTTCATCACGAGCGCCATAGAAGCATCGCGTCCCAACTACCTGTCCCGACTGCTGGGGAAACTGCCCGagctcaggactctgtgcacTCAGGGTCTCCAGCGCATCTTCTACCTGAAGCTGGAGGACCTCGTCCCACCGCCGCCCATCGTGGAGAAGATCTTCATGGATACTCTGCCCTTCTGAATCGGACCGGGATTGTATATGCATATGTTAAAAAATGAGACGTGACGGAGGCGGAGCAGAACTGTAAATCAGTGGACGATGTAACGTGGTGTGTTCTGCGTTCTTGATGATGTTCCTGTTCACCGGTGGACGCTGGTCTGGTTTTAAACATCACACATGCAAAAAGACTTTATGAAGTGACCTTGTTGGAACATTTTAGAAGATTTTAAAGCAAAAAACAGGATCAAGTGTCCCTACATTTCAACAACCACACTGTTTAAAATACAAGATTGGACGAATACTCAGAGTACATGGTGCGTGAACACAAAAGTATCTTCCCTTCGGTTATGGGATTATGGGCAGTATTACCGGTCAGCAGCAAGGTGCTTCAAACTAACACCAGTATATTATGAAGAGCTAAATGGACATGGACCAAATCCTGATATTGTTTACGTGGCTGCACAAAATCATATCATACAAAACAGAGCCTTAATTAATCATATCCAAATACACCTGAGTCATGAAATGACTGCTGaatatatgagggttcttcaaaaagtttcctcactgttttttaactctatttatttagaatttcaaaaacaaactccatcacttttctacagtcaccttccaatgcatttttccagcatcgtaccgaCTTTTTTATGccgtgtgtagccactgatgcggcgctgctttcacattatcatcacatggaaatcttcctccccttaaagcttctttgagcgtccaaaaaggtggaaatccaGACTATATGCATCTCtcggtctctcagacacgaccggttactcctcctccaccctcactgcttataaccaaaatataaaagtgtggaaactttttgaagaccctCGTATATATACATGTTGATtagatcagtggtccccaaccaccgggccgcggactGGTACCGGTCCTTGGGTCATTAattaccgggctgcacagaaataataaataattagagatcactagaaaagcagttttcactgctcatatttcgggtgttattgtctcatatcaccactaggtgggagcgtctcgttgcagctaaaaaaaccctaattttacatagtttgtgagcaatattattaaatcctcccgctCCCGCCAGTCTGTAagattatatcttatatgaaaccggtccgtggtgtaaaaaaggttggggagtgCTGGCTTAGATAAAAGCACACCTTCTATATATTCTTTGGTTTGAAAACCAAGTCATTGTGCATACAGAGTATGCCAAGCTATGATTGAATATATAAATCAAGAAGTGTACACACTGCCATCGAGTCATATTTTAAAGATCGTGTTTCGCGCCCCTTGCCCACGTTTGAGTATTACCACTGACTGAAGAATCTGAGTACCAGCCCGACTTCAGCACACACCCGTGTGTACGTACTGTATGTATAGAGATGGATAGATACAGATATATTTTGTAGCTGACGAGCCTGGGCATTACGGTGTTTTTTTGATAATATTTTTGATATGGTTAGATTTACAGTAAGTTTGTTGTTTGTTACTAATGTTGttcattaaaaatcaaaaactaaCAAGTTCGCTCTATTTTGTTTTCTATGCTTCATAAAAACCTGGTGTTTGTCTTACtctgatgagccaaaatattagTACCACCTGCCGACCACGCTGCCAAAACGACTGACCTGCTAAGACTTGGATTC contains the following coding sequences:
- the nr4a1 gene encoding nuclear receptor subfamily 4 group A member 1 isoform X1 is translated as MTCVQSKYGVQPYESMLFSSDFLNPDFTSRLAVDMSETREQISTSSLPSITSLVGGYAGEFDTHSCQLASVTASTPPFTGAASGHDGLRMDDVPVYSCYPGTFTLTYMDDAMSGSNCYGSPVSAPSPSTPGYQSVHSWDETFGSCSPDAGCWGSEKTPLPQSSSYFTFGPLPGGDMSPLGQMQAQMYDQDPFSHSHQSSYSTLSRDSSVLMDNQLSPKAKSPTGSEGCCAVCGDNASCQHYGVRTCEGCKGFFKRTVQKNAKYVCLANKDCPVDKRRRNRCQFCRYQKCLAVGMVKEVVRTDSLKGRRGRLPSKPKPVQDLASAVSPANIIASLVNSHKDSDPVNTKLDYSQYQETVALVSKKEDANSVQQFYDLLTGSMTVIRKWAESIPAFAAFCKEDQDLLLESAFVELFILRLAYRSNPETNKLIFCNGVVLHRLQCVRAFGEWIDSIIEFSQNLHRMNLDVASFSCLAALVIITDRHGLKEPKRVEDFQNHLITNLKDHFITSAIEASRPNYLSRLLGKLPELRTLCTQGLQRIFYLKLEDLVPPPPIVEKIFMDTLPF
- the nr4a1 gene encoding nuclear receptor subfamily 4 group A member 1 isoform X2, encoding MSETREQISTSSLPSITSLVGGYAGEFDTHSCQLASVTASTPPFTGAASGHDGLRMDDVPVYSCYPGTFTLTYMDDAMSGSNCYGSPVSAPSPSTPGYQSVHSWDETFGSCSPDAGCWGSEKTPLPQSSSYFTFGPLPGGDMSPLGQMQAQMYDQDPFSHSHQSSYSTLSRDSSVLMDNQLSPKAKSPTGSEGCCAVCGDNASCQHYGVRTCEGCKGFFKRTVQKNAKYVCLANKDCPVDKRRRNRCQFCRYQKCLAVGMVKEVVRTDSLKGRRGRLPSKPKPVQDLASAVSPANIIASLVNSHKDSDPVNTKLDYSQYQETVALVSKKEDANSVQQFYDLLTGSMTVIRKWAESIPAFAAFCKEDQDLLLESAFVELFILRLAYRSNPETNKLIFCNGVVLHRLQCVRAFGEWIDSIIEFSQNLHRMNLDVASFSCLAALVIITDRHGLKEPKRVEDFQNHLITNLKDHFITSAIEASRPNYLSRLLGKLPELRTLCTQGLQRIFYLKLEDLVPPPPIVEKIFMDTLPF